From Anomalospiza imberbis isolate Cuckoo-Finch-1a 21T00152 chromosome 6, ASM3175350v1, whole genome shotgun sequence, one genomic window encodes:
- the MAPK1IP1L gene encoding MAPK-interacting and spindle-stabilizing protein-like: MSGTDDFSLADALPDQSPAKTSKVSSTKPGQQPGQPPQGWPASNPWNNPSAPPMTPTGLPPNTSASSVPFGPPPTGMYPSMPPGPPAPFPPPPTGPSCPPPGGPYPPPTVPGPVPPGQYPPPNMPFPELPRPYGGPTEPAAPPAPVGPWGSMPSGAWGPTMGGQYPAPSMPYPPPGPYSAPTQTPGAAPTVPWGTVPPGTWGPSPPGPFPPPTGSYPAPGLYPTPPNPFQVPSGPAGAPSMPGGPHPYR; encoded by the exons ATGTCTGGAACTGATGATTTTTCG TTGGCAGATGCTTTACCAGACCAGTCGCCTGCTAAAACCTCCAAAGTGAGCAGCACCAAGCCTGGCCAGCAGCCCGGGCAGCCTCCGCAGGGCTGGCCGGCTTCCAACCCTTGGAATAACCCCAGCGCCCCCCCTATGACTCCAACGGGACTGCCACCAAACACATCGGCTTCCAGCGTGCCCTTCGGACCTCCTCCCACGGGAATGTATCCTTCAATGCCCCCGGGACCGCCTGCTccatttcctcctcctcctactggaccctcctgccctcctcctgGTGGTCCATATCCACCCCCAACTGTGCCAGGTCCTGTCCCGCCAGGGCAGTATCCTCCACCAAATATGCCCTTTCCAGAGCTTCCACGACCTTACGGAGGTCCAACAGAgccagctgcacctcctgctcctgttgGGCCATGGGGATCCATGCCCTCTGGAGCATGGGGACCAACAATGGGAGGGCAGTATCCTGCTCCCAGCATGCCATATCCACCCCCAGGGCCATATTCCGCTCCTACCCAGACTCCAGGGGCTGCGCCGACAGTACCGTGGGGTACGGTCCCGCCTGGAACGTGGGGACCGTCACCGCCCGGGCCATTCCCTCCACCCACAGGATCATACCCAGCTCCAGGACTATATCCTACGCCCCCTAATCCTTTTCAAGTGCCATCTGGTCCTGCTGGTGCTCCATCAATGCCTGGTGGTCCCCAT CCTTACCGCTGA